The proteins below are encoded in one region of Salvelinus sp. IW2-2015 unplaced genomic scaffold, ASM291031v2 Un_scaffold537, whole genome shotgun sequence:
- the fan1 gene encoding LOW QUALITY PROTEIN: fanconi-associated nuclease 1 (The sequence of the model RefSeq protein was modified relative to this genomic sequence to represent the inferred CDS: inserted 1 base in 1 codon), which translates to MAEKGNKRKQRSLSVTKRKGYVSSKDGKKSANACPGTASISSFFNNAPPPRLPCPLCGQLVPRFRINQHIDSQCQNFQREDGASIDTASACNIATTTKLASSHSPSRRANKVHDPDTGPSCPKEEKPQREANTSPYFKKSGASSQQVNTREMSSKTVVRPIDIGSRLSSKLSRRGLKQRLKSPEDLQSQVDDIITIQESPERDRRSEELSSSQKENHLPQGFGDQTTCLMDTETTNVTVESHSTISLGRPQVESREETLECLESKSESKLESLSQVVSMAPRPLSYAPSRLNKRKKGGKAEVSVKTQRMSTRSKKGICEKRDGEEPDDDLARNKLLTSTTTADDDKQHGTEESSTGNCDTLLKSSTEVPEEEXQRRKVKLEEEGEQEEEVEEESTVTIGSDQLTEPDTDRRTDKQDSESPRLPYYLGNFLTVLEAVLENEDDRMLFNQEDLSAIHGFERLSVTGQKLYVRLFQRKLKWLQVNKLNYNEISTDLGPVAQELVEGGFLQTDSDLQELEEVLDLLPAPELRSLAKTFHLGGPGSGTQKHQLVEGLLKLSRQRSLFALAPGQNNIGTVILKRAKQLAGSCVRLHRGPRAVFSRVLLLFSLTDGLEEEETAGGGQGQLYTILLVNSGRLAFPDYTVQRRAKLFLDREDLIRYEAAMRALQEVITAMQTGHWEDALVLYTAAKTTWQEMSKTYDLSHQEELPVFLRCFTTGGAYTRILSRGVEVLQRLRCYKEAVKELRSLLAQSVYCPDSRGMWXRLALNLQQHLKLPEQAIRSIRDGLSDPLVRTGHQLSLHQRANRMKESPSYKNYHHVLRDLPTIHVNDVTHVTIRGQLFPHEGGTGKNVFLMPAEEEGXEGGYSTVMCSVEELSLAHYRRQGFDQGIHGEGSTFSTLFGLLLWDVIFMEGIPDVFRNPYQPCPLDLFTDCFYGNRREAIETRVQVLCEASIETLHNLMAEAWTNQEGRVCSLVNWERFASLQRAQSLVSCLGGSFLGGMITRMAKDYRHCRAGLPDLVVWNTSNNTYKLVEVKGPSDKLSQKQQIWLDELQRLGADVEVCHVTATGARGAWLE; encoded by the exons ATGGCAGAGAAAGGAAACAAACGCAAACAGAGAAGCCTGTCAGTAACAAAGAGAAAAGGATACGTCAGTAGTAAAGATGGTAAGAAGAGTGCCAATGCATGTCCTGGTACAGCCTCCATCTCATCATTCTTCAACAACGCCCCGCCACCTAGACTGCCATGTCCTCTGTGTGGTCAGCTAGTGCCACGGTTCAGGATAAACCAACACATTGACTCACAGTGTCAGAACTTTCAGAGGGAAGATGGTGCGTCCATTGATACTGCTTCGGCCTGTAACATTGCTACTACAACAAAGCTGGCATCGTCTCACTCTCCTTCCAGGAGGGCCAATAAGGTCCATGATCCAGACACAGGGCCTTCCTGTCCAAAGGAGGAAAAGCCTCAGCGAGAGGCCAACACCAGCCCGTACTTTAAAAAGTCTGGTGCTTCTTCTCAGCAGGTAAACACCAGAGAGATGAGCAGTAAGACTGTAGTCAGGCCCATTGACATAGGTAGCAGGCTGTCCTCTAAGCTCTCCAGGAGGGGCCTGAAGCAAAGGCTGAAGTCCCCTGAGGACCTACAGTCGCAGGTTGATGACATCATCACCATCCAGGAgtccccagagagagacagaaggtctGAGGAGCTGAGCAGCTCTCAGAAGGAGAACCACCTCCCTCAAGGATTTGGTGACCAGACAACATGCTTAatggacacagagacaacaaATGTCACAGTGGAAAGTCACAGTACTATTTCACTGGGCAGACCTCAGGTAGAAAGCAGAGAAGAAACTTTGGAATGTTTAGAATCCAAATCTGAATCTAAATTAGAATCATTGTCTCAGGTAGTTTCTATGGCCCCGCGACCTCTGTCCTATGCTCCATCCAGACTGAacaagaggaagaaaggagggaaagcGGAGGTCTCTGTTAAAACACAGAGGATGTCTACTCGCAGCAAGAAAGGCATATGTGAGAAGAGAGATGGTGAAGAACCGGATGATGACCTCGCTAGAAACAAACTCCTTACGTCAACAACAACAGCTGATGATGATAAGCAACACGGAACAGAAGAATCTTCAACTGGTAACTGTGACACTCTTTTGAAGAGCAGCACAGAGGTGCCTGAGGAGGAGCRTCAGAGAAGAAAAGTAAAACtagaggaagaaggagaacaagaagaagaagtagaagaagaatcCACAGTGACCATTGGCAGTGATCAGCTGACAGAGCCTGACACAGACAGAAGAACTGATAAGCAAGATTCAGAGTCACCGCGGTTACCGTACTACCTGGGTAACTTCCTGACCGTGCTAGAGGCAGTGCTGGAGAACGAAGACGATAGGATGCTGTTCAATCAAGAAGACCTTTCAGCCATACACGGCTTTGAGCGTCTGTCAG tGACAGGACAGAAGCTGTATGTGAGACTGTTCCAGAGGAAACTGAAGTGGCTCCAGGTCAACAAGCTAAACTATAATGAGATTAGCACTGACCTGGGACCTGTAGCTCAGGAGCTGGTGGAAGGAGGTTTCCTACAGACAG ACAGTGACCTCCAAGAGTTGGAGGAGGTGCTGGACCTGCTGCCCGCCCCGGAGCTCCGGAGCCTTGCTAAGACGTTCCACCTGGGGGGCCCTGGGTCTGGTACCCAGAAACATCAGCTGGTGGAGGGACTCCTGAAGCTGAGTAGACAGAGGTCTCTGTTCGCCCTGGCCCCTGGACAGAACAACATTGGGACTGTCATACTAAagag GGCCAAGCAGCTAGCTGGTTCCTGTGTACGTCTGCATCGCGGCCCCAGGGCTGTGTTCTCTcgcgtcctcctcctcttctccctgacAGACggtctggaggaggaggagacggccGGAGGGGGTCAAGGTCAGCTCTACACCATCCTACTGGTCAACTCTGGCCGACTGGCATTCCCTGACTACACCGTACAGCGCAGagccaaactgttcctggatagaGAAGATCTTATCAG GTATGAGGCGGCGATGCGAGCGCTGCAAGAGGTGATCACAGCCATGCAGACAGGCCACTGGGAGGACGCTCTGGTACTTTACACTGCAGCCAAGACGACCTGGCAGGAGATGAGCAAGACGTACGACCTCAG t caccaGGAAGAGCTGCCAGTGTTCCTGCGCTGTTTCACCACAGGTGGGGCCTACACACGCATCCTGTCCAGGGGAGTAGAAGTACTACAGAGACTACGTTGCTACAAG GAAGCGGTGAAGGAGCTGCGCTCCCTATTGGCCCAGTCAGTCTACTGTCCAGACAGCAGGGGCATGT ACAGACTGGCACTCAATCTCCAGCAGCACCTCAAACTACCTGAACAG GCTATCAGGTCCATCAGAGACGGTCTCTCTGACCCCTTGGTGAGGACGGGCCACCAGCTTTCACTCCACCAGAGAGCCAATAGGATGAAGGAATCCCCCAGCTACAAGAATTACCACCATGTACTCCGTGACCTGCCCACCATCCACGTCAACGACGTCACTCAT GTCACTATCCGAGGGCAGCTCTTCCCCCACGAGGGGGGGACAGGGAAGAATGTGTTCCTCATGCCTGCTGAGGAGGAGGGGRCAGAGGGAGGATACTCCACTGTCATGTGTTCTGTGGAAGAGCTGTCACTGGCACACTACCGTCGTCAAGGCTTTGACCAAG GGATCCATGGAGAGGGCTCCACGTTTTCCACTCTGTTTGGTCTCCTCTTATGGGACGTCATTTTCATGGAGGGTATTCCAGACGTCTTCCGGAATCCCTACCAG CCCTGCCCACTGGACCTCTTCACAGACTGTTTCTATGGGAACCGGAGGGAGGCGATAGAGACGCGTGTGCAGGTGCTCTGTGAGGCGTCCATTGAGACGCTGCACAACCTGATGGCTGAGGCCTGGACCAATCAGGAGGGGAGGGTGTGTTCACTGGTCAACTGGGAGCGCTTCGCATCCCTGCAGCGGGCACAG
- the LOC112068469 gene encoding proteoglycan 4-like yields the protein MAHGKKPGKITRILGPSPSSCPGGSIEKKPGTIRRILAPSSPPSPGPTGSTEESNEGPHDEGPQKERPQSLRSKGPPPCPDPLSTGEPTDEEPWGLSSKGPTERLHDGTQSLKSEGPPQHSQSTSNEELDNNNDERTPGPAAPVSPTHARPSQAYSKITQAQNYPLQSDAQAQNYPQHNKPRIPR from the exons ATGGCTCATGGGAAGAAACCAGGGAAGATCACCAGAATCCTGGGACCCAGCCCTTCGTCGTGCCCAGGAGGATCCATAGAAAAGAAGCCAGGGACTATTAGGAGAATATTGGCCCCCAGCTCTCCGCCCAGCCCGGGTCCCACAGGATCCACAGAGGAGTCTAATGAAGGACCTCATGATGAAGGACCTCAGAAAGAAAGACCACAGAGTTTGAGGAGTAAGGGCCCTCCACCCTGCCCTGACCCCCTATCCACAGGGGAGCCTACTGATGAAGAACCCTGGGGTCTGAGCAGCAAAGGCCCAACTGAAAGACTACATGATGGAACTCAGAGTCTGAAGAGTGAAGGCCCTCCTCAGCACTCGCAGAGCACCAGCAATGAGGAGCTGGACAATAACAATGATGAGAGGACCCCTGGGCCTGCAGCACCTGTTAGTCCAACACATGCCCGCCCATCCCAGGCCTACAGCAAaattactcaggcccagaactaCCCTCTGCAGTCAGACGCCCAGGCCCAGAACTACCCTCAGCA TAACAAGCCTCGGATTCCTCGTTAA